Genomic window (uncultured Desulfovibrio sp.):
GCTTGAAAATGTTGCCTGCGATGTTCTGTATATTTCACCACAAAAAATATTGCTCAAATCAAACAAGCGTTTTTTGCCTGATATTCTTAAAGGAGAGCGCTGTAGTCTGTATGTAAAAGTACCTCATGCAATAGCTGAAAAATATCTTGGAATTTCATATCCTGCAATCAGGCATGGTTTCATTTTTAAAACACGAATCATCGCAAATTTTATAGATACAGAATCAAAGCAGTGCCTTGTTGAAGTTTCCATGCCTAAAACATATGTGCAGCGTGATCTGCAGCGACATGAGCGTGTAGGTCTCACGCCTCTGATGCTCAAAAAAAGTTCTCTGTGGATTTGCAACAAGCAGTTGCCTAAATCTGTGAATGACATGAATGAGACGAGTTCTGGATTTTTTGGTGACAATATATGTTCTGCTGTACAGGTTGTGAATCTGTCCGCAGGTGGATTAAGAGTGCAACTTGATAATCTTAAAGGTTTTGAAAATCCCCGCAGTGAGTTAAACAAGCCAGTTGTGTTGCATCTTGTATTGTACAAGACCTCACGCAAGGAACTGTCAGTGTGGGCAGTATGTTCTTGTGTCAAAGTCCATTTCAGCCCGAGCCTGAAAATACTGACATTTTTCTTGAAATATGTGCGGGAATGGGATGATCCAGATGAGGGCGGCGTGGGCTGGAAAGCCGTTGACCGCGATGGAATTTCGGACATTGAGTCCTGGGTGGACAACGACTATTCTATGCTGCTTGATAAAAACCACATGATTTCTGAGGAATTATGCCGCTGTTTTGGCCTTGATCCTGTCTCCGTATGCCGGGAAGGCATCGCAAGGCGTTCCCACAGTGCCTGAGTTCCTGCACTACAGGAAGACAGTTTATTGGTTCAATGGGTTATAGACCATTGTAATCTCTAACCTTGCAGCTTTTCACTCCCCCCGGTCATTCTGCGCATTTTGCGTTGCAGGGTGCGCAGGTTCAGCCCCAGCTCTTCTGCAGCTTTGCCCCTGTGCCAGCGGCACTTTTCAAGCGCCTGCCGGATCATACGTTCTTCAAGTTGCAGCACTGCCTGATCAAGGCTGATGCCCTGGGGTGTGTTGAGCAGCAGGTCGGCCCGACCAGCGTCCCCCAGCGAGAGAAGCGCCTCGTCGCCAAAGGCAAGGTACCGGTCAAGAAAGTTGTGCAGTTCACGCACGTTGCCGGGCCAGTCGTACTGCTCCACGGCCAGTCGCACATGGGGCGGCAGAATAAGGTTCAGGCCTCGCTTTTCAAGCCACGCCTCCACCAATAGGGCAATGTCGCCGTGACGTTCGCGCAGGGGCGGCAGGGTGATGGAAAGCACGTTGACGCGGTAATAAAAATCGGAGCGCATGGTTTTTTCGCGCACCATTTTTGCAAGATCCTGGTTGGTTGCCGCAATAAGGCGGAAGGATGATTCCTTGGGCGTATTGCCGCCCACAGGAGTGTACATCTTGTTTTCAATGGCTCTGAGCAGCTTGACCTGTAGATGCAAGGGCAGTTCGCCTATTTCGTCCAGAAACAGCGTGCCGCCGTTGGCCGCGCCTATGTAGCCCTCTTTATTGGCATGCGCGCCGGAAAAAGCCCCCTTCACGTGCCCGAAAAATTCACTCTCCAGCAGTTGCTCGGGGATTGCGCCGCAGTTTACCGGCACGTAACGGCCCTTGCGCCCGCTGTATTCATGAATGCTCTTGGCGGCAAGGTCTTTGCCGCAGCCGGTTTCACCGTAAATGATGACGTTTGAATCTGTTTCTGCCGCCTTGAGAATCTGGCTGTATACTCGGCGCATGGGCTCGCTTTTGCCCACAATGTTGCCAAGGCCGTAAAGATTGATAACAGAGGTTCGCAGCTCTCTATTTTCTTCGCGCAGGGCCATTTCCTGAAATTTTTGCTCGCTCACGTCCATGATCAGGCCTTCGAGATACCGCAGAACGCCCGAATCATCGTACACGCCCTCCCCCTGATCCCACAGCCATTTGACGCGCCCAGACGGCAGTAAAAGCCGGTACATGACCTGATATGGCTCATGGGCGACAATACTGTCGCGGATGGCTTTGCGGCTGGGGCCGAGGTCATCGGGGTGGGTCATCAGTTCAATGGTGTTGTGGTGGTCAAGCACCATGTCTTCGGCTGGCACCCCCAGCAACTCGTAGCTGCCACGACTTACAAACTCCAGTTCATACTGGAGATAATCACTTTCCGGCGCGTCGATATTGAGAACGCGGCAGCGATAGGCCATGCCGGGCAGGTGATTGAGCAGGCGGCGATAGCTTTTTTCCACATTAATGGGGGGAACTGGGGGCGATGAAAGCATGTGGCGGCAACCTTGCAAAAAATGTCGTTTGTCGCGACACAAATGTCGCTTCCGGGCCGGGATACTAGCGGCATGTGCCATAAAACACAAGCGCGGATGGCGTTGTGAAGCCAAGGGCAATCTGATGGCACTATTAGTGCAATAGGCAGGCCAAATCGCGCGGGGGCAGAGTGCTCTTGCGTTTTTTCAGCCTGGAGGCTTTGAAA
Coding sequences:
- a CDS encoding sigma-54-dependent Fis family transcriptional regulator; its protein translation is MLSSPPVPPINVEKSYRRLLNHLPGMAYRCRVLNIDAPESDYLQYELEFVSRGSYELLGVPAEDMVLDHHNTIELMTHPDDLGPSRKAIRDSIVAHEPYQVMYRLLLPSGRVKWLWDQGEGVYDDSGVLRYLEGLIMDVSEQKFQEMALREENRELRTSVINLYGLGNIVGKSEPMRRVYSQILKAAETDSNVIIYGETGCGKDLAAKSIHEYSGRKGRYVPVNCGAIPEQLLESEFFGHVKGAFSGAHANKEGYIGAANGGTLFLDEIGELPLHLQVKLLRAIENKMYTPVGGNTPKESSFRLIAATNQDLAKMVREKTMRSDFYYRVNVLSITLPPLRERHGDIALLVEAWLEKRGLNLILPPHVRLAVEQYDWPGNVRELHNFLDRYLAFGDEALLSLGDAGRADLLLNTPQGISLDQAVLQLEERMIRQALEKCRWHRGKAAEELGLNLRTLQRKMRRMTGGSEKLQG